The nucleotide sequence ttcattattattaaagtcAGTTGTTTGGTCAGTGggaataattttgttcttttgtgATATTGGTAATGTAATTTGTCGTAACGATCACTtgattttggattttttttacaattaacttTATTAAACGCGTTTAGATTTTATAGCTTGTAatctaaataatcattaaacttCTTTATAAGTCTTTAGAATCTTGGATTTTCCACTAGAATCTTAATCAGTATGATATTTTCATTCCTGGTTGGATAAGTTGATTTTATTAGAGGTAGCAGAAGCTATACattgtgtttttcttcttattcTTATTGTAAGGCCTAATTTGACATCTTCAGTTTTCTGGAGTGTTTTTCTCTGTTGTCTCTGCCATCATAATTGGCATTTCATACTGAGAATATACTAAATCATATTTTAAGatgatttattttccatttcttctcttcatataACCCTCTTTATTTTTGCAAGTCTGAAAAAACTTTTTTGTATAGTTGTAATTTCTgtaagttttacaaatttcaagtctgaatcagttgtttgtttgtttttcaaatattactcGCATTTCTGAAAGCAATTTCATCTACTTCTCACTGAGGGTTGAGAAGAAATTTTGACATCGATGGTAGCACCTTGAAAAAAACCGTTTGAGAAAGTTCCTAATTATGAGTAACACACAAGAACAGAAagattataaaaaagaaacttcCTCGTATTAAAGCTGAGTGCCCCTCTCGTACagcgcttcgcttcttctttatgGGTATTTGAGTATGTTGGAACTTgttatacccaggagggtcaggtccAAAAAGACCTCTTcttccatccctaactttcattCTCAGCTACTACTATGTTGTAGTGCTTGAGGGCCAGCGTAACCCACAATACCCGGCCCTGAAAAAAGGGCATGTCCATATATTGTCtacaattctttatttatttattttttaaatcgtttcatataaagatatttataaactatgtatttTATACTAAATCTAAACGTCCAGTGCTTGATATCCAGCttgatttctatttcttaaatatatattcataggagAGATGTACTTAGAACTATGTTtatcatgtacgtagtatctgtcgagatcacacaataaatcatttttctgcccatttttattgaaataatttagtgcattatacaAGAGTCTATCAGATactgtttgcatacttgtgcataaatgtggatgaagtgctgcgcggtactttatatgctgaggttatgattgaattttgtattttctagttTGTGTAATTGTCTTCGTTTCCAGGCTGGACACGcgtattctataataagtttaatgtatgttttgtacatattttttatattatcatgaGAAGTACCTTGATTTTTACCAGATAAGCtacttgcataatttgctcttttccacaTTGGagtcaaaatattgttaatatgctgtatttatgttaatttggtatcgtaagttaatcctaaaatttTTGCCGAGGCAGCAGTActgtaaaagtgatccgttcatgtataacttcggtgaatcttttttcagtttatttattctgGTGAACAGTATTACTTGGTTtctcggaatatttatttttttctatatttctgacagtaatcttctaaattattcaggaTTGGTTGGAGGATTGCTATTGAAGGAGTGGGaacacttttccagactgctatatcatcagcaaattatgatgcaaaacctaaatttcggtccgacagaggcatattactcacatacatgataaataaggtAGGGCAACTACCCCTCCTTGTGGGACACCTGCCTCAGGTGAAAATACTCTGAGTAGGCCCCATTAACATCGACTTTACACGTTCTATTGTCAAGAAAGTTAAATAACCAGTGAATAGTTCCCTGAGGTAAATCTATTTTCGTTAAACGGTATCGTAATCCATGATGCCAGAtcgtgtcgaatgctttctcgatgtCAGTGTATGGCTTGTTAAAACTGTGTGTAATTGCTTCCGTTAATTTAATTGTGTGTTTTTGATGGCTATTGATACTTTCGttactgttatttcttttatcaattgATGAGTACTCAAGTCTATTGTTTTATCTGggtttattaatgtgtttactggAAATTTTGGTACATATACGGTTTTGTTCTgttcaataaatttattaacttCATTATAGAAGTATTTGTTCATGCCTGGTTCATTGTGTGTTTTGAACATTTTCCCAGATCAAAATATCTTTGAGTTTTGTAGATTAGTGTAAGTTGTTTTGCCATGTGATTCTAGTGATGGGTACTCTTTGTTTGTGTTTCCTGTGTTGGTATATCTTTACatgtgtgtccagaattgttttgaatctgttttatgatttagttgTGAGCAGGTGGTGTcccaactgtcttgtttttgttgtcgaatttgatttcttattttatttcttataatattaaattgtgtttttagtATCGGATTTCGGTTTTGTATGTCCTGATGTGGTTGCCATATGTGGGTTGATGTGGAGTTTTTCGCTCCCTATTGTACTGTTGGCTGCAGGTATGAgacactcagagattatatgacaATATGCATCTACATCCAATTCGTATTCAAGTACTTCCGTCGGTAACATTTGATTAATTGAAATTCTGGCCAATTAGCTTCCTTATCATTTAATTTATCTTCTACCTTAATTTTGTTTAACTGGTACAGAAGTaaatctggtttggtttgttttgaatttcgcgcaaagatacacaagggctatctgcgctagccgtccctatttttgcaatgtaagactagagggaaggcagctggttatcaccacccaccgccaactcttaggctactcttttaccaaagaatagttgcattgactgtcacattatgacgtcaacacggctgaaaggacgagcatgttttgtagaACGGgtaatcgaacccgcgaccctacaGCGGTaactaaggatttacaacgctaaattcagggcttcgattcccctcggtttaCTCAACAAATAGTCCGATGtgcttttctgtaagaaaacacacacacattgaagCCAAATTTCGGTGACTACATGTTATGAGAAGTCCATGCCTTCGTAAGTaatccaaataaaaaaacatgaattgaTGTGTTTTATCATGCTAGTACGTTAAACTTTCTATTGCCAATATGAAGTTGTTTTTTGTCTATGTAAAATTACTGAAATTCCATATTTTACGCAGAGTTTTAGAAAATGCATTTTAACTGAAATGctaatcaacaaaaataaaaatctgcgctaacaaaatgataaataaatctccaataaatttgaaaagagttgaaataattaaacttaaattaaaaccTGTTCCAGCTATATTACAAAGCTTCGTCTTAAGAATTATCAAATAATCCAATCAAAATGAAAAAGCTAGTCGATTGATATTTTTATAACGTACCGCTTAGTGTTTATTTCCTAAAGGAGTGAGCAGTCTTGTTCTGCAAGATACAATAACATCTCTTAATTCAGTGTGTTTCATCAATCTGATTGCCCGACATGGCTATGTGGTTAAGGTACTAggctcgtaatccaagggtagcggattcgaatccccgtcacactaaacatgcttgcctttcaccCAAGGGGACGTTACAAAGGTACAGTCAattcgctggtaaaatagtagcccaagagttggtggtgatgactagccgccttccctctagtcttacactacaaaattaggaacggctagcgcagatatccctcgtgtagctttgcgcgaaattcaaaacaattttgatTCAACCAAAATATGATTtcgtttattctttgtttttcaaattttacgacttaatttaaaaaaaaacaaaatcaacttatTGATACGATTTCTTATGAAAAAAAGTCCCATTTTGTAGACAGAATGTTATTTTTTCCATATTATAACTTATAAAGTGTAAGAGATATGTGATTTCATTCAGAGGAAACTGCACAGCTATTGAACGTATAGCTTACGAGATGGCTGAACAACAGGCCAGCGAAGGTGTGGTATACAGTGAAGTCCATTATCGACCTGCAAACTTGGCCAACATGAATACCAGCGATGATATCTCCGGTACTGAAAGGGTAACCTACAGAAAGGTTCTCGAACTAGTAACGAAAGGGTTTCAACGAGCAGAAGAAGATTATGGCATAAAAACACGTTCTCTCCTTAACTGTGGTAGAGAAAATGCTGGTAATGAAAAAtggttattataaaatatactttaggCTAAGTTCGGTATCTATTTGACTTGTCAGTGTGaatatataaactgttttcaACAATTAAAGTGTGGTAACTACTTCTAAAAAGCCATTCCAATTTTAAGTCTATATTATGTAGATTTTTCTTTTTGCATATAATACTGGTTGCATATTAGTGTATATTAACTGTCTTGAAATCCCAGTCGCTTCtcaaaccgtatttgagaaagaTGTTTGTTATATGATAATATAGGCAGATTAAATTGTTTCAGTATTTGCTGTCTTGGTTAGCTTGCATTTTCCGAGTCCAGTATTTGGATCCCAATCTTCTGATAAACTGTATTTCTCTCTATTTTAATTCtttcgcacatagctacataAATGTTATTTGCGCATAGCCGTTCGCAATTTTGAGCTTATAGGCTAAAGGAAAGATGTATAGTTAATAGTGCTCTCTGAAAATTAATTATCTAGTTGAATAGCAGGATTTAAATGTCACTCCTATAACACttatggtttctttgttgtttatttacagcGACGACACACATAGCAAGAATCGGTCGAATTAATAGTCTGGGGACGCTAAGCCAATTACTTTTTATCCCAGAACTGTACAATGGGTTGTCCACCACTTCTTTCAGTCAGTCATTGAGATGATAGTAAACAATTTTCAAATGGGTTTCAATAAAAGCGATTTTCAAATTAATCTAGATGTTAAAAAGTATACTCAAATTGATTTGCTCATTTAATCTATTAACAAATGTGCAAAGAGTGAGATGGTATAGAAAATGTGCCCttttatcaaaatgaaaatttcaatttattatttcatctttTCTAAAAGCACGTACAGGataaaaaggcctggcatggccaggtggttaaggcactcgactcgtaatccgaaggtcgcgggttcgaatgccaagagttggcggtaggtggtaatgactagctgccttccctctagtctttggcatggccaagcgcgtaaggcgtgcgactcgtaatccgagggtcgcgggttcgcgccagcgtcgcgctaaacatgctcgccctcccagccgtgggggcgttataatgttacggtcaatcccactattcgttggtaaaagagtagcccaagagttggcggtgggtggtgatgactagctgccttccctctagtcttacactgctaaattagggacggctagcacagatagcccgcgtgtagctttgcgcgaaattcaacaagaaacaaacaggacaacaatataaaaaaacaagtgtTTGAGCTAGTTAAATACTAAATTGATTTCAATACTAAAATTTATTGTGATATCATAGgataaagaaaaaaagtatttggCACAATTCAAATAAAAAGAAGGCTTTCGTGGTTATTactataaaagaaaagaaatttataGCTCAAAATACCTACTTACATTTTCTCGTTATTGTTGTTTAAACTCTTGAGTTAGCATTtacttacagttacgacagaaagtgttcgtacccctgcgtcgtaagtacttttttcctcataacttaaaaagtatcacgattaggataatgaaagtacggtcaattataaatattatactaacacacatctacatatttttatgtaaattaaacgacaaataaactgtttataaacaaatagccaaacataggaggggcagaaagtgttcgtacatctactttaatggtcagttgtgtagtctttcaggtgaattacttggtgcaatctctcttcatagccctccatgatcgttcgacagtactcgactggtattttcttccattcctCTTTACAAAAGGCccccaactcttgcaagtttttcggatgacgctgatgaaccctggtcttcaactcatgccaaacattttcaattgggttgagatcgggtgactacGATgtccactccagaacgcttatatggttttTCCgtaaccaggattgcacatatttcgatgtgcgCTTAGGGTCGTTGTCGTGCCAGAAGATTCAACCACACctaagccgcaagttccgagtaTCGTTTTTGATATaaatgcctaatatatcaacgtactcttcttttttcatgattccgttgacgcggtgaaggctgcctacaccagaagagctgaaggagcCCCGTAGCATGATCGAgacacctccatgtttaactgtagggactgtgttctttggaaaatttcgttcccccttcttacagaaaatatagcgaacatcattatggccgaaaagctcgattttagtctcgtctgaccaaaaaaTACTCTTCCTATAGGTAAAGGGTTTcactacatgctttcttgcatacctcagtcgtgcttctaaatgaacaggctttaaatatggagttctacgagggcggcatgctttgaactcagaagagagtaacatgttcgtaactgtagaggtgcttacttcaaccccagtttccctcaccagtttttgtatgtcattacgtgttaaacgatggttcctactaacttctctgagaaccttcctcttggttttctatggaattttggtggggcgtccgaaACGAgtgaggttagcagttgatcctgtaagcttaaacttggcaattatgctttgaatagTAGATTtaggcacattaagttgtgtagcaataccggaaagagacataCGAGACTtgcattttacaataattcagtttttttaaatcactgttcgccatgatgactttgtttgttttgtttgtttgtttggaaatttcgcacaaagctactcgagggctatctgtgctagccgtttctaatttagcagtgtaagactagagggaaggcagctagtcatcaccacccaccgccaactcttgggctactctttaacaacgaataatgggattgaccgtcacattatacaccccgacggctgggagggcgagcatgtttagcgcgacgcgggcgcgaacccgcgaccctcggattacgagtcgcacgccttacgcgcgcGACatgaccaaacagataatgacggagacgacgctaaattgccggaagtacattttttgctggatAAATTCCAATAAGCATGAACCCAGTGACTAGTTTTGGAatgttataatgtagtttattcgccaaactaaacaaaatgttttcgggaatatcagttttttcatacGTTCTGAACtgaacgaacactttctgctcctcatatttttggttatttgtttataaacagtttatttgttgtttaatttacataaaaaattatttaaatgtgtgttaatataatatttatgatatactatacttctattagcctactcgtgataccttttgagtaaataaaacattcgggacgcaggggtacgaacactttctgtcgtaactgtgcatGCTTCTCGTTGTTGTGTTTCAACTGTTTGGGTCGTAAATTTTTTAgcacaaaaatgtaaattttgttattaacaCTTTGTGCTTTACAAACACTTTACCTGTTCAATTTCTTTTTCAGATGAAGCTCGCGAAGTTTTGTCACTATGTGAAGAATTCAAAGACAAGTCCGTTGTTGGAATTGGACTAAGTGGGCCTTGGATTGGGCCAAATCAGGATTTGGAGGGAGAAGAGGGATTAAAGAAGGAAGTGATAGAAGTGTTCCAGGTACGTACTGTAACACTTGGTGatattgttgttactgtaatatctcCTTGTCCAAGAGAATCATTGAGTGAAGGGTATGGTTACCCTAAACGTAATGAAGAATATAAAGGAGGTGTTTCTTTTTTCAACCTCCTTGAGGATCATCCCCCGAAAAGAAAGagaacatattattaaatatttatagaaatattattaagtGGGAAATCTTCTACTTTGTAAAGGGAGATAAATTATCGGTTCTTTTCTTTGTACTTACTGAGATCTATCAGAACAAGTAAAGCTAACAAAAACGTTGATAAGTTTTAGctactaaataaaactaaaaaatggtGATTATTATGGCCTCTTTCTACTTAGTTTTTGAGACTTTAGGATATTACACGtgtatttttattgaagaataaagtatttataatgcTCAAAGGCAGTGATATATATTCAACTAATGCACTTGGGTTTGAAAATATTggataataaaaactaaaataatagcaGAGTTTATAGTAAGAACGTAGGTAACATCACACGGCTAGTTGTTCAAAGCAGTTACCATAatgtattaacaaaaaaaaaaaaaaacaaatccaaaCACCAATAAAAGTGGCAGTAATTTAGTTTGAAGGAAGATAGAGAAGACATTTTCTATGTCAAATCTTCCCGACTGTTTTCCTCTTCAGCCAAAGCTAATAACTGGTAAAACTCACATGTAAAGCTTGTCTTTAAGGTAATGGAAATAATTTCATGTCTATTCAGGTGATATGTGCTTCCAGGTAAACGGCAACGTTAAGTTTACTGACGTGCAATGCTGAAATCCAAACTTCGATTCCCGAGGTGCTTTAAAAGAAACGAATAAGTAAATGTTGGAATTAAAGCGTTCTATGTTTTACTACTATCATCCAACAGAGGGCAGCACAACTAGGAATCCACAGGACAGCACATACAGGAGAAGCTGGACCTCCAAGTAGTGTCGACAGACACGTGAAATTCCTTCAGATAGAAAGAATCGGTCATGGGTACAGAGCTTTAGGTGAGAAAGCGCTCTACCAAGACTTACTGAAGAAGGGTATCCATTTTGAAACGTGCCCTCATAGTAGCTACCTTACTGGTGCTGTTCCTGCAAACTGTGCTAAACATCCAATTGTCAGGTAAGGGACATCTCTTTTGAAAAGcacttcagttttatttaatttaatttgcaagtaattattgttattattcattattatttctaactGTGTTGGTCGCTATACTTCGCTAAACACAAAAATATCTATATTGAACACAAGTCCACCATGGCCACTCAtgctttttaaattatatttaagagATTGATGCGAGCACAAATATATTTACGCATGTTCCATGTGTTAGCCATAAAACCCTTTTCATATTGCTTTAGGCCTTTGAATAATTTGATTATAAAGGTCAGGATTCGCAATCCGTCGGTCGCAGGAACCCCAGCgacaaaaatgctcgcccttacagctgagtggcattataatgttcgatcaatctCATTTTTCATAGGTTAAAAAACGTTCCAAGAGCTAGTAGTTAGTTCTCCCTACGTTCTCTTCAAAATTTTGACCAGacaaatcaaatataaatatgttgCTTTATCGAAGCTGTTAAAATGATTTGCTCTTTTAATCATTTCTGTCAATCGTTATAGGCTTGCCGAAGACAACGCAAACTTCTCAGTTAACACAGACGATCCTTTACTGACTGGGACTACTCTAGATGATGAATATCGTTTGCTCCAACAAAAAGGACTGAAGGACTTCGATATTATTCGAGCAGTAAGTAATACAGAGACATTACGAACAATATAAAAATGGTTAATTCATTATTGTTGGCATTCAAATTTAgctatgaattttataaataaacaccaGTTACATACTTTGGTAGCATTACTATACATTTAAACAACTAATAATCAGAAATTATACACCGAGATTAAAATGAAGTCAAACAAATtactaattatattaatagcTAAAACTCTGTGAATGTGAAAAGGCTGCAAAAACATAGTTAGATTCAGAAGGACAATATTTCCCACAAATTCATCAGTGGAGACGTAaggtttactttaattttatattcataatatacattttatataaattgtacattgttttaaaaaattaagttaatacCATTTAACATCAGAAAATCAGTGCATATTCCAGTACTAAGCTATGGACTATTCAATTATCTAACTATCTAGAGGCCAAAATGCAgtaattctatatttttacttttgtttgtgtttCCTTTGTTCCTAGAGTAAAATCTCACTTGGctgctatctgctatgtccatcgCAAAGACATTTGTTGTTAGTGtgttgttattaaattatatgaaataaagttaCCTTAGTATAGTTTGTtgttcaatatatataatcctcAATACGTTTTGATAACACATACATACACGTTTTGATAACACATATTAAAAGTGTTACGTTATGGTTCATGCTGTTACAGATGTTAATTATTGCTTTCAGAATTTCAATGCTGTCTGGTCTTGTTTCTTGCCGCCTCAAGAGAAGAAAGATCTATTTGACCACTTGAAGAAAGTTTATGGTGTAGCAAAGACTCaagttttataactgttttaataattatctaaCGTTATAGAAATAGCTGTACTGATcacttgaaaaataattattaaaacttccAAGCAGATGAGTTAACAAGTTAAAAGAGCTTGATGGAaggtttaaaattacaaacatccgtatcagttaaataaaaatattttttgtttattgtttgttttgtttttgatgcaAAGTCATATCGTTTGGCTGATCCTTCACTGCGGGAACAAACCCCGAATGTTTagttcatagacttaccgctgttttgCTTGCTCTTTCATATATAAAGGTCgactgctgggacagcggtaagtgtacggattcCCAACGCCAGAATCaagagttcgatttccctcggttaACAcgggagatagcccgatgtgactttgctgtaagaaaacacacacatatatatagctaGGTTTGTCTGGAAAAATAACTACGGGAATGGTAAAACACATCAACACTGACAACTTgtccacagtggcacagcggtatgcctccgAACttccaatgctagaaactgggtttcgatacccgtggtaggcagagcacagatagcccattgtgtttaacttcaaacaaaacttgACTACTTTGTAATTTCACAAAAAATGACTTAATTAACttgataaaaagttaaagaatgtctgcggactcaacaACGCTAAAAAGCGGATCTGAATACCCGTTGTGGCAGAGCacggataacccattgtatacaaaaagctttataaatttaatCACTTGAGATAAAGTTGTGGAATGTTCAAGCTGCAGAATTAGGCATTTATAGAAGaaacatggatattttaaaaaatattaattttatttataatttgaaggtaatatataaattttaaagagtTAACAAATTACAGAAAAAGTTATCTTTGTACGAAACCTGGTTGGGTTGTATTCAGAGAAAAAAACGCTTCGGGCTATTAGCTATGTTTACCGAGAGGAATccaaccctggattttagcgttatgagtctCAGGAATGTTAGAAATCTGTTTGAAGATTTTCATAAAGACTTAATCAGCGTGAACAATTAATACGAACTTTGAATAAAAGCTGTACAAAACATTCTTAAAAAGATTTAGTAGCCTTAAAGATTCAACACTTTAATTGCTGATTTGATCATCTAGCACATTATACGCTTCGTAACAAtttgaactttttattttaattaaatattatatttcatgcAATGCAACAATAAAATCTGGGTAAATATTGTTATGCAAATATATTTCACTCTCAACGGTCTTTttagtaagattttttttatattactttcttcTATGTAAAAGCACCACAGCTGCTTTCACTATTgataacaaattatatttcaGATAGCAGTACAACTAAAACCgtttattatattatcaacaaaaaaaacgttttacaTATAAACTTACGGTGACATTattatgcgacggtcaatcccactattagttggtaagagagtagcccacgagttggcggtgggtggtgatgactagctgccttccctctagttttatactgctaaattagggacggctaacgcagatagcccttgagtaactttgcgcgaaattcaaaccaaaccaaacggtATAATATAGCGTAGCTGAGGTACAGTTTTCGTGAAAACTGTTTGAATCGTTAATTCAAAACTCAGTATGTTTTATGCACTTAACTTTAAAGCTTTTACCAAATTTATACTGTGCAATAATAGGGaattgaacataaaaataattatgtataataaaGAGTAATAATTAAGCTTTAGacttaattcagatttatttcgTTTAAAAGGTTAGCGTGTATTATACAATATGATGCCAAACGTCGATCAAATACTTCACAAGACATGCAGTTCATGAATGACTTCAGTCAAGTACAACCTTCTTATCTTTACTTTCTCTTACACATCAACAGCTGAAGCtgtcttaatttattattttgttatttattctgtattttgaacccactgtaaattttaatttgaagttaTAAAAGAGCAAAGAGGCTGGGttaatcacattttttttctttcaaaacctGCTTTGAAATATTGTCAATGTATAAGTAATTGAAGTTTGGcacaaagaaaaaagtaaaaagagTGACAACCCCTTCAAAAGTAATACTAAATTTACACATGAAATGTGTTCAAACTAAATACCAATAAAGTACATTAAAATTGTAGGACTTGCGTGAGCAcggaataaaaacagtgttttgttAAAGACGCATAATGgaaacagtttggtttgttttgaaattcgcgcaaaactactcgtgggttatctgagctagccgtccctaattaagcagtgtaagacaagggggaaggcagttagtcatcaccacccactgctaactcttgggctactcttttaccaactaataatgggattgatagaCACATAtgacgcctccacggttgaaagagctagcatgtttggtgtgatggagattcgaacccgcgaccctaagattatgagtTCAGTGCTCCAACCACTTGTCTATGctagaaaatggaaaaaaacaaataaacacaagcgAACGTTTTACTCATTAAATCTCATATTCACGAAAGTGGAGATGTCACCAACTGGCTGGCTTCGTACTTACATTTGACTTCAACTAGTTGCTCAGATGAAGAGAAGACTTTCCTGAAACGTTT is from Tachypleus tridentatus isolate NWPU-2018 chromosome 2, ASM421037v1, whole genome shotgun sequence and encodes:
- the LOC143245032 gene encoding adenosine deaminase-like, coding for MFPKSRIQLHIHLECSPHASTIWEMAQHNSHKLPFKTLDELKEKCVTKEPTTLTNYLKPMTWYLPMIKGNCTAIERIAYEMAEQQASEGVVYSEVHYRPANLANMNTSDDISGTERVTYRKVLELVTKGFQRAEEDYGIKTRSLLNCGRENADEAREVLSLCEEFKDKSVVGIGLSGPWIGPNQDLEGEEGLKKEVIEVFQRAAQLGIHRTAHTGEAGPPSSVDRHVKFLQIERIGHGYRALGEKALYQDLLKKGIHFETCPHSSYLTGAVPANCAKHPIVRLAEDNANFSVNTDDPLLTGTTLDDEYRLLQQKGLKDFDIIRANFNAVWSCFLPPQEKKDLFDHLKKVYGVAKTQVL